ATATTTACACTTAGTTTTGTTTTCATGTGGATATTATTTATTTAACGTTTAAAAATTGAATAATTACTGCAAAAGTAAAATAAATTTTGTGCATATTTGTAGAGAATAAAACTTTAAGTTATGGACATTTGGCTCACACTTTCACTCTTGCTCATGTTTTTGGGCGTTTTAGGAACACTTTTGCCAGTGTTGCCTGGTATATCACTTTCGATGGTTGGGTTATTAATTTTAAAAATTACCAATTATTCTCAAGAAATAAGTTGGACAACCATTGCGATTTTTGCATTTGTATATTTAGTTTTAGCACTGCTAGAGTACTTTTTACCGATGTATACTACAAAAAAATACGGTGGAACGCGTTATGGAATCATAGGGCTTATCGTTGGAGCAATTATTGGAATTGCCTTTTCACCATTTGGTTTAGCCTCTTTGTTCATCATGCCGTTTTTAGGTGCCTTTGGTGGAGAGTACCTTTATAATCAAAACAAAGAAAATGCCATGCGTGCGGCGTGGGGTGCCTTTGTAGGGTTTGCACTAAATATCGGAGTTCATTTTGTATATAGTTTAGTATTAATTACTTATTCAATTTATGTAATATATTTTAATTAAAGAACTTTTTGTTGTAAACATAGAAAAAGTGGTTTTCTCTGTGAAAACCACTTTTTTATTATTTTTTAAATTTTAGATTTAAAGATATTTTGCTTTTAATCCAAATCGAAATAAGATAATTTTTTAAATTTATCGATACGATTTTGAATATCTAATTCATTGATTTCTAATAATCTTTGCACCCCGAATTTCTCTACCGTAAACGAAGCCAAAGCACTTCCATAAATCACGGCGCGTTTCATATTCTCGAAAGAGAAATCTAGAGTATCAGCTAAATGTCCAGAAAATCCGCCTGCAAAAGTATCGCCTGCACCTGTGGGGTCAAAGACTTCTTCCAGCGGCAAAGCTGGTGCAAAAAACACCTCATCTCCACCAAAAAGTAGTGCACCATGCTCTCCTTTTTTGATTATCAGAAACTTAGGTCCCATGGTCAAAATCTTATTGGCTGCTTTTTTTAAGCTATATTCTTCGCTCATTTGTCGAGCCTCTTCATCGTTGATGCTTAGTACATCTACGCGTTTCATCACAGCCATCAATTCGTCCCAAGTGCGATCCATCCAGTAGTTCATCGTGTCCATGATGATGAAAGGTCTGTTGTCTAGTTGCTCAATGATTTCCATCTGCACTTTGGGATGCAGGTTTCCAAGCATCACGACTTCAGGATTTTTATAATTATCGGGTAATTCTGGCTTAAAGTTTTCTAGCACATTGAGATCCGTGCGCAGCGTATCTCTAAAATTCATATCCATGTGGTATTTCCCTGCCCAAAAGAAAGTTTTGCCTTCTGGAATTCTTTTAATCCCGTCTGTGTTGCAGTGATTTTCTTTTAAAATATTCAAATATTCATCGGGGAAATCGTCGCCTATGACCGATACAATATTGGTTTGAGCTACAAGTTTTGAAGCCGCAAGCGAAATATAAGGAGCCGCTCCGCCCAAGATTTTTCCAGATTTTCCAAAAGGGGTTTCTATCTCATCAAAAGCTACGGTACCTACAGATAATAAACTCATTAAACTAAATTAAGCAATAAATTAGGTCGCAAATATAGTTTTTTTAATACTTTTAGCCATCAAAAAGCAGAGATTATTCACATGGGATTTAGTAATTTTGCCTTTCAATCTTAAAAATTAAAAAGTGTCGGCGTTGTACATTCACATTCCTTTTTGCAAGCAAAAATGCAATTATTGCAATTTTCATTTTTCTACTCTTTTAAAACAGAAAGAGCAAATGTTACAAGCCATAGCCCACGAAATGTTTTTGCGCCAAGCCGAAATCCAGTCGCCGCTGGAAAGCGTTTATTTTGGGGGCGGAACGCCTTCGATTTTAAATTTAGATGAAATCTATTTTTTATTTAATAAAATTAAAGCATTTTTTGAGATAAAACCCGATGCCGAAATCACGCTTGAGGCTAATCCCGATGATTTAACACTTGAAAAAATACAAGCGCTTGTACAAACGCCAATGAATCGTTTAAGCATTGGCATTCAATCATTTTTTGATGCTGATTTACAATTTATGAATCGTGCACACAATGCCCACCAAGCCGAATCCTGCATTAAAAATGCCCAAAAATATGGTTTTGATAATTTAAGCATAGATTTGATTTATGGCACCCCCACCACAAGCGATGCAATGTGGCAGGAAAATGTAAATAAAGCCATTTCGCTCGGTGTTCCGCATATTTCTGCGTATGCACTCACGGTGGAACCCAACACGGCACTGAATCATAAAATTCAAAAAGGGACTTTGCCCAATGTCGATGAACAAAAACAGCAGGCGCAAT
This Ornithobacterium rhinotracheale DNA region includes the following protein-coding sequences:
- the hemW gene encoding radical SAM family heme chaperone HemW, which encodes MSALYIHIPFCKQKCNYCNFHFSTLLKQKEQMLQAIAHEMFLRQAEIQSPLESVYFGGGTPSILNLDEIYFLFNKIKAFFEIKPDAEITLEANPDDLTLEKIQALVQTPMNRLSIGIQSFFDADLQFMNRAHNAHQAESCIKNAQKYGFDNLSIDLIYGTPTTSDAMWQENVNKAISLGVPHISAYALTVEPNTALNHKIQKGTLPNVDEQKQQAQYLTMIELLGQNAYEQYEISNFAKNQQYAKHNSSYWLGKKYLGIGPSAHSFDGKSRAWNVANNSKYIAQIGENKLPQEREVLSPKDRLNELTMIGLRTIFGIDLGKIQSEFSADLWQKWWAQAEIFVQEGKLILRGNKIFLAPAYRFFADGIASELFIL
- a CDS encoding DUF456 domain-containing protein, with protein sequence MDIWLTLSLLLMFLGVLGTLLPVLPGISLSMVGLLILKITNYSQEISWTTIAIFAFVYLVLALLEYFLPMYTTKKYGGTRYGIIGLIVGAIIGIAFSPFGLASLFIMPFLGAFGGEYLYNQNKENAMRAAWGAFVGFALNIGVHFVYSLVLITYSIYVIYFN
- a CDS encoding PfkB family carbohydrate kinase; this translates as MSLLSVGTVAFDEIETPFGKSGKILGGAAPYISLAASKLVAQTNIVSVIGDDFPDEYLNILKENHCNTDGIKRIPEGKTFFWAGKYHMDMNFRDTLRTDLNVLENFKPELPDNYKNPEVVMLGNLHPKVQMEIIEQLDNRPFIIMDTMNYWMDRTWDELMAVMKRVDVLSINDEEARQMSEEYSLKKAANKILTMGPKFLIIKKGEHGALLFGGDEVFFAPALPLEEVFDPTGAGDTFAGGFSGHLADTLDFSFENMKRAVIYGSALASFTVEKFGVQRLLEINELDIQNRIDKFKKLSYFDLD